The Pochonia chlamydosporia 170 chromosome Unknown PCv3seq00008, whole genome shotgun sequence sequence ACTATGAATGGACTGGCTTCCCATGGGGGCAAACACAGTGAAAGAAGTAACCCTTTTCGGATACATTTTGCCTTCACTAAGCTCGGCTCCGTGTCGTTACTGGAGCTAATACCACTTCTTAATTGGTTACTGTGCTAATCCATTTGCTTACCGACGGCGTCTTGGGTTCCAAAAAAGCACAGCCAAGACTCGTAATACGTGACGGGTGAGGTTTGTGCCAGTAGCTGTAACGTTCATGTTTCTGATTACTTGCATCTAGCGTGTGGTTGTGAAGTCATGTTCGGCACAGTCTGTTTAGTTTCGGCTTGGCATTTCGCCTCTCGCTTCTGCCATGTTCCCGGTATACCTATTCGGGGCATATACTTCAGCTCGGCTGCTACTGCGTGGGACTCGGTATGAGAATTCAGGATGATATGGAAAATTATTTCGAAGCTGTCAATTGCATCATACAATTGCGTATTCGGTGTTTTACTGGGAggatgccatgttgggcAGACATCAACGAGCCCTccgcttgaagaagaaatatACAACGCGTTTAAAGTGGCAATTAACTCTTCGGTTTGATAAGAAGAGTAAAGGTCATGTTATGAACATATTAAGATATTAGGGCATGTGAAGCGACCAGCGTTTGAGTCTGGAGACTGTTCGTTGACATGGGCCCAAACGTCTTCCTAAATCACACTCTCGACCTAATACCCGACAaatggaaaaagaaagcacaGTGATGTCATCTGTAGGCTCATTTGGAAAACACGAAGAAACTAGAGACGCGGGTTGTGGGTTTCGGACCCATGCCAGCAGCGGTGCATGTCTCGATATCGGCCGAGAGAATCTTACCAGCAGCCCTATAGCGTCTGTTTTTTGGGCGATGAAAGTCCACCTGTCACAATGAATGTGACAGAATGTGCTGTTGTGCCTTTTGAGCGACGACGTTGACACTGCCACGGCCTGGTAAACTCCATGCGACGGGTGGTCTTTGAACAGACAGTGGCCATTGGTTACCCCGAGTCACTCGAGACCAAGTCATCCATCAAACTAAGAAAGAAGGCTCGGTTCTCAATTCGGAATACGACTGCGAGCAATGACGTAGATCACGTCTGTCTGGCCCGGCTTATGTCTCCATCTGCTTATTCTCCAGCAAATCCCCACGCACCGTCGAGTGCTGCATGATTCAATTAGTGCTAAATTAGGTTCGGCTTGTTCACCCGGCGCAAAGTCCCGTCCGCCACACTTAAGTCAGTGGACACAGTGAGTACGAGCTTTGCAGTAAGGTTAAGCTGGGTGTTAGGGATTCACGAGGCAACCGGCGTGATACATGCTGGACACGCTAACACAGAACACAGATCTAAAACAGGCAATAAGACACGAAAACTACTAGCAATTCGGTTCTTTTGAAATGTGTATTCATTATTAGGCGTACTATAAGTAAAAGTCCATGTGATAAGTCATACTAGTCCTGCCCGTACCCTTCAAACAAATCCATCTTACATGTTGAAGCAATCCAATTCATAGCCCTTGTTTTATCCCAAGAAAAAAGTTTATAGCAAAGCCAACACCCCAAGAGCGTAGAGAGCAGCATACGCAGGAGACAGCTGAGCGCCACCAGCGGTCAACGGAGCAGTACCAGTGGGAGTAACACCAGTAGCAGAGCATGCAGTAGGAGTCATCATACCACTTGGTCCGAAGGGAGAGAAGCCCAGGCAGTTACCATAGTCTGAAGCACAAGTAGACTGGTTAGCACCAGGTTGGCTGCGGCAGGTATTGTAGGCATCAGTGCATTTCTTAGCACAGTCGTCCATCTGAACAGGCCATGTTGTCGTGGGCCAGTTGGACATGGTGCCAGAGGGCATGCCATCTTTCTTGCACCACATGGGGTTGTCATTGTCAGGGTTGTAACCCAAGCAGTTAGCGAAATCAGAGCGGCAAGTAGACTGATTAGCACCAGGCTGGCTGCGGCAACTGTTGTATGTGTCGGTGCATCTCTTGGCACAATCATCAGGCATACCAGTAGGCATACCTCCCTGAGTGGTAGTAGGGGTTTGGCCACCTTGGTTGATGCAAGCTGAAGCCTGGGCATTTGGTCCTGGGTTATATCCGAGGCAGTTGGCATAGTCGGATTGGCAAGTAGATTGGTTGGCTCCAGGTTGGCCACGGCAGTTGTTCATGGCAGTCCAGCACCGTTGGGCGCACATCTGGGGATCCTCGCCGGGTTGGCCTCCGGTAGGTTGCTGTGCGAGGACAGAGCCAAGGAGAGCTGCGAGGACGAAAGGCTGCATATTGGCGGTAGTTGGGTATAATTGACGAGAAATGTGGGTATGCTATTAAAATGAACAGTATCTGTCTGAGAAGCGTAAAGAGTGATTATCGTTTTAGTAAATTTGCAGTCTGAGCTTATGGATACAAGATCTACAACCGTAGAAATGGAGCGACGGGCCGACCTTCTTATAGATGAGTTGCTCCCTGGGTTTGCATAAGGCAAAGTGTGTAAGTGAAGTTGGGAGAATGGCAACGACAGGGCTGTTAAGATGACTTCCTTGGACTACCCCACAAGACAAGTTTGCTACATTCGACAGACTGTCTTGCATTTGGAggtttgatggagaagaagatcgACAATTTTGACAGCATCGAGATCGGATCGTCGGGGTGCAGGGAGCTGTTGGCAATGTGATATGCCTTGGCATACAACTACATCGTCAAGCAGATATCGATACCCTTACCTCTGCCAAAGGGACTAGGCTTTAGTGCTGTGACTTGTATCGCGAATCGCCGACTTTGAAAGACGATTCCATCACAGAGAACTTAATATTCTCAACAGGTTTCTTAGCCTCTGCTGCTCGTGTCGCGTTGGCGATAACGCGGAGGCGTTTGATGAAGTTTAAACCATTGTCGTCATCGAAAGCTTCAGACAGAGACAATGTGCCGTCTAGTTGGCCATATAACATTCCTCAACTCGGGCTCCAGCGTCGCGGCATGGATCGGGTCACGGCAGTTCAATTGGTATGACGCTTGCGAACCCCCACAACTCTGAGACTCGCAGAGTTTGTCACGGGTTTGATGGCGTTTGGCATTGCTTAGTCTCTAAATCTCAAATGACTGTAGACCTGCGTCGGATAACTCAACCGTGGTGCCTTCCCAGCGCTTGGTACTGCCCAAAAGAGAAAGATTTACAAGCAATTGGGTGCCCATCACAACGGAAATGGTTCCAAAGCAACTGGTAACGGACCAGTGATCTCTGAAATGGTGCCTCGCATTTTGGAGGCACTGTAACCgttgcagccatggctaTTGAACACAAATACCTCCCAAGTGTGGGGGATCATCGCTTCGCGAAGCCGGGATTGATGCGCACCATTCCGCACCCCCGACTACCGACTTCTCCTCAAAAAGGGAGCCATACCACCCGAATTAAACTGGTTTGACTGCTACTTTGCACCAGGAGCATATGTAAAGACAGTTGTGGAGGGTGTCAATTGGTAGCGTAAGAACTGGGTGGCACGGGTATCTTCACATCTCGATGCTGGTCGGATGCCGATAGCCTCCCTGCATTAGACCTGGTTCTTGGCTTGCCTTTTGAAGTTCCGTCGTGAATGAAAGAGTAAGTTTTAGCCTCGAATAAAAGTGCGGGTTCTCATTTCAGGCTTGAAAACGATGAGGTCACCAACCTCACTTAATAATTTGTGCACCTGTTTGGCGTTTACGGAGCCAGATTCGAGAGGAAGTAAAATAATTAAATTGCTGGGAGGTTCTTGATGTCGTCTCCCGTCATTCCCGAAGGCGACAGGCTGCAAGCTAAGATATGATCTGACTTTGTGCAACGGTGACCCTTGAAGGACATCCATGTAGGGTCGAGCCGGTGAATCAAGTAGTCTTGGCTGACGACTATATTTCCCTATGAACTCTGCTGGTCGGTCAACTTGGCAATTGAACAAGTTGATACTCCCGCACTCATGACCCAAAAGTGACGACGAAACACTGTTTGTTCTGCGTGATGGTGGCTTTGCTTGCCCTGCTGGTTGTCTCGTCGCTTCACAGCGTTGAGAGTCTGCCAAGTGGTCTCTGAACTTGCCTTGCGACGCCTACACACAGAAGTTCCTGTGCAATGTGAAATGCGATGAGGCGAGATACATCCTGGCCGCAATTCTGCATTGAAGACATTCCGTGCCTCCCTTGCCAGTATTGAGTTCCTGTCCCTGCCGAATGCCGAAGCTAGGCACAGAGAGTTGACGGTCTACTATATGGCTTGGTCAATCACGCACTAATAATGATGGCTTCTTGCCCTCATTCCTAGAGTTGGCGCAAAAgtggatgaagttgctgcaCATAGCTGCCGTACATTAGACTTGGAGGGCGGTAAGTCGAACCCAATGCTTCCCCAAAGGCAAAATCTCTTGGTATTTCCATTGTAACCTTTCACTATGGGGTTCCCTCGTCATGTGGTATCTGTTGGTTCCCATGATGGCGCTTGGAGTTGACGTCGCCCCCTGCTGACTCCCTCGCAGTTCGGTCTAATTTCGATCGACAGAACAAGTAAAACTAAACCGCCACACGCGCCTCATCTTGCTCTCAGACCCCTGGACGCTTTATTCTCGGGGGAAGCAGTCTTTTCGGACCGCTTCGGTAGCTGGAGCCATTGTGCGGCCCGCCCTTTCCCCAACTAGGTTGGCACGCTCCGTTCACAAGGTAGTATTAAACCACCATTTGTAGACCTTGTGATGTTGCAGTCTCCGAAGATGCATGAACTCGCGGATTTATAGACAAATTCAGTGACCGCGCACATATTTAAACAAGGGAGTTCTATCGGGCATTTCTGTCCGTATGTTGCATCCGACATGGTCTTGTGGCCTTGACCGCGACACTAAATGTATGTAACACCATGCAGTGTCTTAGAATACACCCTTGGAAATTGCGTTGAAAGCCACGCGACGCGGCACCATGGAGTTGGGAGGTTTATCATAAAAGGTGTCTGCGGCCGAGAATGTTTTCCTTCGCCGAGCTTGTCTGGTGCGATTCGTGCTGAGTTTCCTTGAAGGATTTTGTCGCCCTTCTCCTCCCTTACAAACTTGGGAACCAATTGGCACTATTGACACCAGTAATTGGTTCATGATGGTTTTCAAATATGGCTACGCCGTAGCGGCTCTTCTTATCGGTCCCGTCTTTGGAAGTCCAACAAACTCGATATTCAAGAGGACAACGCCTCAAGCCGATTCTCGAAAATCATCTGAGGTCAAAAATGCCTTTCGGACAGCATGGGACGGATACTATGAGCATGCATTTCCTCACGATACTTTGCTACCAGTCACTGGAGGGACCTCAGACGATAGGTGGGAATTGCTTGGGAAACAGTGGTCGAGATACTTTACTGACAATCCCGAATAGAAACGCCTGGGGAGTGACCCCCATTGATGCATTGAGCACTGCAATTATAATGGAGGAGAGACAAACCGTCAATCAGATCCTCAAGTATGCGGCTACAATTGACTttaccaccaccaaagagGTAAACTCGTCAATCTCGCTATTTGAGACCAACATTCGATACCTTGGTGGATTAATAGCTGGTATGTTTCCTCTCTACGTCCTTTCACAAAATTCCGAAACTTTTGCTGACAGCTCTCAAGGATACGACTTATTGAAAGGCCCAAGGGTCGACCTTGTGGACAGCGCAAACTCCAAATACGTCGACGCTCTTCTGAAGCAGGCTGCGACACTGGCCGACAGTCTCAGTATTGCCTTTGATACACCCAGCGGAGTTCCTGACGATGCTGTTTTTCTCAATCCGACCCGCCGTATTGGTGGTTCAACTACCAACGGGCCAGCCGGCTTTGGCACCTTAGTTCTTGAGTGGACACGTTTGAGTGATCTCACAGGCAATAAGACATACGCGAAGCTGGCTCAAAAGGCTCAAAGCTACCTTGTAGATCCGACTGGCGTTCCTGAAGCCTACCCCGGCCTAGTCGGGTACAATGTTGGAATCAAGGATGGTAAATTCCAGGATCAGAATGGCGGTTGGGGAGGCGGCATCGACAGTTTCTACGAGTATCTGATCAAGATGTACTTGTATGCGCCCGATGAGTTCTCTCACTACAAGGACCGATGGGTTACGGCGGCCGATTCTACAATGAAGTATCTCGCTTCGCATCCTACCAGCCGACCCGACTTGACGTTTTTGGCCGAGCATAGCGGCAAGACGATTAACCACTGGTCTGGACATTGTAAGTGGACGGATTCAACTGCGAGATGAGTACTTTGAGGGGACGATCAAGCTAATTGTGTTTAGTGGCATCCTTCGCGGGCGGCAACTTCATTCTTGCAGGTGTGTTGCTCAACAAACCCGAGTACACCAAATTTGGCCTTGAGCTCGCGTCTTCATACTACGAAACCTACAAGCAAACTCCCGCCAAGATTGGCCCAGAAGGGTTCCAATGGGTTTCTGCCGACGGTGGCAGCCCTCCACCAGCGAATCAAGCCGATTTCTTCAAGAAGGCTGGATTCTGGTCCTACGCAGGCGGATACATTCTCCGCCCGGAAACCATTGAGAGTCTGTACTATGCGTACCGCGTAACCGGGGACAAGAAGTACCAGGACATGGCTTGGGACGCATTCACAGCCATCCGCGACATGTGCAAGGCTGGCTACGGATTCTCAGGAATCCGTGACgtgatgaagaaggatggtggGGGACACGATAACTTCCAGCAGAGCTTTTTCTTGGCGGAGACGTTGAAGTATTCTTATCTCATTTTTGCACATGAGTCGGAGGTGCAGTTCCATGGGCAAGGCAAGAACGCGTTTGTATTTAATACTGAGGCGCACCCGTTCCGAGTGCGTCACTAGGTCAAAGAGTGTATATACACAAAGGCATTTACTATTTCGACCACTTATACGGAGTCTAATTGGCATTGCCGCTCGGGTTTGTGGGTTTGATAGGGAATACATTTGTAGGCAAACCCGACATGCGGTTGATGGCTCTACGAAAGCAACAAGTTTAGTCATTGATTGGCCGAACCTGTTGACACGTGTGTCCTATTTTCATGTTTCGGTCTACTGGCATGAGGATCTACTTGGGGCCTAATAAGGTGTGTTATTGTATTCCGGTTGATATAGCTAGTCAGCTCTTGAACCATGTCCGATCTAGGACATGTTCTCAAGCACATATCACTTAGTCAAGCTGGCGAAGATAGACGGCACGACAAGTCAAGGTGGCTGCTAAAAGGAGACTTTGGTACGAAGCCTCAATAAGGTCCAAGTAAAGGCACTTTGCAACGTCGTGGAAGCATGCTTCTGACACCGAAGTCCGGCATTGGACCCAGATGTAATGACTTGGTTGCTGGCCTATGGCCGGAAAAATCGCTATCCCATAAGCTCTAGTTGCAGAATTAGTTATATTAGTCGCAAACACCGTACGTAGCAACTCTCGAGCGACACCTGTAGATGATTACGACCATTTGACCGCCGATAGTAGGTTTTCCACGGCTTTGGTTCCTATGAGTCATTCTGTGAACGATAAAACAAATACATTCTCATAATTGAATTACCGACTGCCTAATGATGCTGTCACATAACAAAAATCCATTACAGAATCCCCGCCCCTCCTGCATTCGTCTGCACGTACACCATCTTCAGCTCAAAACAGTGCCCCAgcgacatgatgatgccatcATACCTGCTCTGTAGCACGAGAACTAACATCTGTCAAATCTGGAAATCCCATGCGGGCCGTATCAGTTGCTGGCATATACCAATAACCCATTGGATGCCACAAATCGGTCTCTCGGACCCAGCAGAGCCCCTGGCCTCGCAAAAGTTCCTCAGCCTTACCGACCTCATCATAGGGGGAGTCGCGGACCATTTGGATTGCCCTTTCTGCTTGCTCCAGAAGATCAATGTCGTCACTGAGCTCGGCATCAGCCCGTTTCTGGACAATATCACTGAACAGAGATGCCGCCGCTGCTTCATCTCCCTTGCGACGCCGGTGCCtcagcatcttggccagaTCGAGACGCACCCAGAGCAGTGTCCGATTGTTTTTCTCATGGCCCACCTGATTCAAGACGTCCTGTAACACGCCGATGGCTGCGTCAATGTCTCCTCCGTCGCACAAAAGATAAGATCTGAGGTGTTTGGCCTGGCATAACCGCACATGGCGATCCTTCTCGTCAAGCATTCCGAACTCCTCAATTTGCCCAAGTAGCTTCTCGGCTTCTTCCCTCATCTCAGAATGCCGGTATGCGATGGCTGTTGTTATAGCTAAATCAACTATGCAGAGGCAGGACATTGGGTAACCGGTCCGTTCCATCCAGCGGTGGGAAAGTGATGGTACGAAATAGAATTTCTTGTCATGTAGCCGTCTAATATCCGCATCAGAAATCAAGAGTGCGAGTGTATGgcagtcatcaccaccaagaatgttcctcatcttctgggtgtatgtatgtatgtcGTGTGTCGCTGATGACACATCCCATTTTTTAGGGTCGACAAAGATCTTTGCATGAGCATGCAGAGCCTGGGCGTGGTGCATTCGCAGCAGCCGTTGAAGACGCTGTTGATTAACAGTCCAGGCAGACGTAAAGGTTTCCAGAGCTGTAGGAATTTTGTTCATAAGCATTTCTGCCCGCCCTTGCTTCAACAGCGCCGAGGGAACTTCCTCTGGACGATAACGCCATTGCTGTGCCGTAATTTCGACGTACATGTGGTGCGCTTCAAGTACGTCGCCCTGCAACATGTGAGCGTCCGCTAGACGCAATTTTGCAGGTAGTATGTCCACCGTCTCAGGTTCTCCCAGAGCGTCAAGCACCTGGCTCCAGACCTCTTTCATCTTAGAGATATTTCCCCTCTCATCGTGGAACATGCCAAGGCGCCAGAGTGCCCGCCATGAAGTATCCCTGCCGTTATGGGACTTCAACCTTTGACAAAGTTCTTCGTACGGAGCCTCAAAGTAGTCTTCCAATTGAAGCAACTCCCTTTGTTTTGCGGGTAACTTGGCTGCCCAACTCTTCAATTCGTGCTCGACGCGAAAAATTGCTATCAAGCAACCGTTGTGTTCATGAAGGTATTCCACCCAGTGAGTGAACTGCAAGGAATGCAAGAACTTTGAAGCTAGTTCGACCAGCTCTGAGTCTGGTGATTCTACCTTCGTCAAGTGTTCATGCCACTTCATTGCAGATGTATGGTACTCGTCTAGACTGTAAGACATGCGCCGCTCGAGATCACTGTGAAAATCGTTAAGGCGTCTCCGCAACATATTCTCAATGCCGTCCAAATTAGCATTGCCACTCCTGAGAAGACACTCAAGATACTTGCGGGCTAAAGTGGAAGGGTCGGTTTCTTCAGACATTCTGTCGGCGACGCGGAGGAACCCCAGATCCTAGGGGTCAGGGTTTGATGCTGCTCGGGTATGTTTTCGTTTTCGTTTTCGATCGCCGTTTCGTTACGGCAGTTGCCTCCTTGTAGTATCGACGAATATGCACTTGACGTATAGAATACGGGCAGAGCACCTAGTTGTGGGAAAGTAAGAGGGAAAGAGGAGAGAAAATTGCAGAGCGACCCCAAGACGTTCTATCCTTAAATTTGCACCCCAATGGATCTGTGCATAGTTAGCGGATACCACCATGTTTTATGAACTGTTATTCACCACGGTTGTTGGATTTTGTCATCCCACGTTTCAAGTAGCCATTCAGAAGAGACTGTGCGTGAACAGAGTGTGTTAAGACGTAGGACTCAGACCAAGCGCTATGTTTGGAAGCTGCGTCACTGGTAACAAAGGACAGCCAGAGAAGGGTGGCGAATGTTCTTGAAAACGAGCTTGAGAGTTCACCAAGTTGAAATGCGATCTACCACGGCAAGAACACCCGAACGGTACATCTCGTACAAGGCTCTAGTGTGCAACGTACATATTGCTGCCAGATGAGTTCACTCTCTTTCATTGGCATGAGCTGGGGAGATTCCTGTAAGCCTAAAACTAGTCATAGCACAATATTTCTGTGATGTATCATTTTCATATTTAAGTTGAACTAAGTGAACTGTGAATGGCCGACTCCCACTTGCAGGAAAAAGATGTGATTTGGGATAGACAATGCGCAGGGAGCATGTAAAATGCTGTGAACCCGGCGGAATAAAGCTCATCGGCGGCATCTGGTAATTTTTTGTATCATTAAGACATGTTACTTCAAGAGCATCGTGGCCACGCATCTTTAAAATTCACAGCGTAAACAATATCCGCGGTGGGCAAAGTGTACAATCACAGGGCGTGCATGTGGTTGTGGTTACTCGTCAGACTTTAGGagtcaacaccaaccacaTGAGAGgattgatgaagaaacgAGTATATGGGCTCGCCTTCGCGGTATGATTGTGATTCAGTGTATCAAAGCAAATCAGTACTCATTCATAGTGGGTGTACGGGCTAACTATCATGTCAACGGCGAGTTTTCACAGCAATTAATACACGTCAAAATAATATAGAACTTCATCCTAGTACGGAGAAATGCACATCCAGCTAATTGTGCTAAGGCTACATAGTATAGAAGCCACAATCTTGAGCTGAAATGGTGTTTGCAAAATTGTAACTGTAATCAAAGGCACCTCGGGAGTAGCAACTATAGCCAACATTTACCTAGTTCATAGCAACAGCTTTCTGTCGTGCTTAAAAAACCAATCAACAGACGTACTGATGAAGTTTCGTTCGTCTAGACCAGAATACCTGGAGATAGACAGCCAAGTTTACCCAGACAACATCGACATATTTCGACGCACTCTGCTCAGTGATCGTAACCGGCACGCTATCAGCCTGCGTATACTCTATTAGCATAAGCACTTATCAAAATATGCGGCTTAAATGGCCCCTAAAATTCACACAACACCGCAAGCCCATTCGTGGCGAAGTATTTTCGGGGACACCTGGAGACCTACTTGATCAGCAGCGCACCGGGTACGAGCATAGATCCCCTCCCTCGTTCATAATACAACTTCGGCAAAGGAGCAACTGCCAAACATATTCAGACGCGATGTGACAGCTGAGCGGTTTACGGGTGCGTTTGAGATCGTTGTAGATGCCTTCAGCCATACACCGATACTTGCACTTAGTTGGAAAATAGCACCCCCTTCGGTTCACTTCAGCGGGTGCGGCGGAAGAAAGACCGGCCAAAGAGATGAGAATCACTGAGATGAATTGCATGATGTCTGCAGAGTATGTTGCAGCGCTAAATCCGTTTGTATTCTTCCGTTGTGACTGCCAAAGGGATGTGGACTGTGGTCGAGTATTACTCCAGATTTCTGTTGTGTGATTTACGGGTCGACACTTCCAAGCTGTAAACTCAATGTTCTGGCAGCTTTATAAGAGTTTTTTGCCATCTGCAGCAATTCTCTACAGAAGCCCGTTCCGAATAATGTTCTTCTGGTGCTTCCTCTGGAGACACCACATCACAGAATACGCATTTGGGCAATCAGCCACGCCGGACCGATTGGGTCGGCTTACTGAACACATTGTATCCAAAAATAATCATTTTTGCCGTACCAACAAGAGGAACTTTTATTTGCCACCGCTCTCGCCCCGTACAAGTGTGGCAAGCACAAACAGGACCGACCAAACCAATGAACAATGGTAGGAGAGACGAGGTTCAGTGTCAGGGAAATTGAATAATCCAAATTGCGTTGACCAGGTCACCGGGATGTCCATTTAAAACATACTGTCTATTGGTTATTGGGTGCTAAGATATTCCAGCATTACAAATTGACCAGTTCTAATGTCAGTCAATCTTACCACTGTTGAGGTAGAGCAACCAACTACCTTCTGTTTGGTTAGCTTGCCTAGAGTGTCGAATTCGTCGAATTCGTAATCTCTGCACGCCAAACAACCGTTTCGTCAAAGAGGTAACGAGTGGAGGAGAAACTGGCCTGTGTGCAGAGTCACCATCAGCCTGTAAGGCTCGCTTTGGCCAGTGTCttgtttgttgtttgttcACTGCCGGTTATTGCTCACACCTGCCGCACAACTCAGCAACAAGGAGTGTAGTCAACCTGAACGGGATGAGACACGGCTCAGGTAAGATTTGTTGCAAAGCTCATAACAACTGCTTTAGACCTTCTCAGACAATCCACCGTATTGCAGCTGAATCTGTC is a genomic window containing:
- a CDS encoding glycoside hydrolase family 47 protein (similar to Myceliophthora thermophila ATCC 42464 XP_003664119.1), whose amino-acid sequence is MVFKYGYAVAALLIGPVFGSPTNSIFKRTTPQADSRKSSEVKNAFRTAWDGYYEHAFPHDTLLPVTGGTSDDRNAWGVTPIDALSTAIIMEERQTVNQILKYAATIDFTTTKEVNSSISLFETNIRYLGGLIAGYDLLKGPRVDLVDSANSKYVDALLKQAATLADSLSIAFDTPSGVPDDAVFLNPTRRIGGSTTNGPAGFGTLVLEWTRLSDLTGNKTYAKLAQKAQSYLVDPTGVPEAYPGLVGYNVGIKDGKFQDQNGGWGGGIDSFYEYLIKMYLYAPDEFSHYKDRWVTAADSTMKYLASHPTSRPDLTFLAEHSGKTINHWSGHLASFAGGNFILAGVLLNKPEYTKFGLELASSYYETYKQTPAKIGPEGFQWVSADGGSPPPANQADFFKKAGFWSYAGGYILRPETIESLYYAYRVTGDKKYQDMAWDAFTAIRDMCKAGYGFSGIRDVMKKDGGGHDNFQQSFFLAETLKYSYLIFAHESEVQFHGQGKNAFVFNTEAHPFRVRH